A stretch of Ischnura elegans chromosome 4, ioIscEleg1.1, whole genome shotgun sequence DNA encodes these proteins:
- the LOC124157710 gene encoding serine palmitoyltransferase 2: MTPNPRPLHSRVEPSSNMAANGLKCRITGAKSNGKIHTNGNVNGLRSHVQNGHAQILPQVKKTPHKSKESFEPVPIVTAVLTYLGFYLLMVLGYLNQLLITPKAVATEKNRPGYVPLYDSFEQFYLRYVYRRVRDCWNMPICSVPGAWVTLKDRITRDYGWTFEFLGTETKCLNLGSYNYLGFAENHGPCAESSAEAIRQYGIGVCSTRQELGTLPIHVELEKTTARFLGTEDAITFGMGFATNALNIPSLISKGCLVASDEKNHASLILGLRLSGATIRVFKHNNMNSLKNLLHNAVVNGQPRTRRPWKKILIVVEGVYSMEGSVVHLPEIIELKKKYKAYLYLDEAHSSGAMGPRGRGVADYYGVDPKDVDILMGTFTKSFGSAGGYIAGSKKLIDFLRANSHAACYAASMSPPCAQQIITSMKIIMGEDGTSEGQRRISQLARNTLYFRRRLKQMGVITYGHEDSPVVPLLVYMHSKIGSVVRALRERKIAVVGVGFPATPLMEGRIRFCLSAAHTKEALDEALEVIEEMADYLGLRYSQLPRPTEPVVYGAEDELE; this comes from the exons ATGACGCCCAACCCAAGACCATTACATTCGCGTGTGGAGCCTTCTTCTAACATGGCTGCGAACGGATTAAAGTGTAGAATAACGGGTGCTAAAAGCAATGGCAAGATACACACGAATGGAAACGTTAATGGATTAAGGAGCCATGTACAAAATGGACACGCCCAG atCCTGCCGCAGGTTAAGAAAACACCACATAAATCTAAAGAATCATTCGAGCCTGTTCCAATAGTTACTGCTGTGTTGACCTACCTGGGTTTTTACCTTTTAATGGTCCTGGGCTATCTAAATCAACTTCTTATCACCCCTAAAGCAGTTGCTACAGAAAAAAATAGACCG GGGTACGTGCCTCTGTATGACAGctttgaacaattttatttacgctATGTCTACCGAAGAGTTAGAGACTGTTGGAACATGCCGATCTGCAGTGTTCCTGGTGCCTGGGTAACTTTGAAGGATAGAATTACTCGAGATTATGGATGGACTTTTGA ATTTCTCGGTACGGAAACAAAATGCCTTAATCTGGGCTCGTACAACTATTTGGGGTTTGCGGAAAATCATGGTCCATGTGCAGAATCTTCAGCTGAAGCCATAAGACAGTATGGTATCGGAGTATGTAGTACTCGGCAGGAGTTGG GAACGTTGCCAATTCATGTTGAGTTGGAGAAAACAACCGCAAGGTTTTTAGGAACTGAGGATGCTATCACATTCGGCATGGGGTTCGCTACCAATGCCCTTAATATACCTAGCCTAATTTCCAAAGGTTGCTTGGTTGCTAGTGATGAAAAGAATCATGCATCGCTTATTCTTGGATTAAGGTTATCTGGAGCAACCATCCGAGTTTTTAAACATAATA ATATGAATTCTTTGAAGAATCTTCTTCACAATGCAGTTGTTAATGGTCAGCCTAGAACCAGGAGGCCATGGAAGAAGATCCTTATTGTGGTAGAGGGTGTTTATAGCATGGAAGGGTCAGTTGTTCATCTTCCTGAAATTATTGAACTTAAAAAGAAGTATAAG GCCTATTTGTATTTGGATGAAGCTCATAGCTCAGGTGCAATGGGCCCTCGAGGAAGAGGAGTTGCTGATTACTATGGTGTTGATCCAAAAGATGTGGATATATTAATGGGGACATTCACCAAAAGTTTTGGATCTGCTGGTGGATATATTGCAGGCTCTAAG AAATTAATTGATTTCTTAAGAGCCAATAGCCATGCTGCATGCTATGCTGCGTCAATGTCACCACCTTGTGCCCAGCAAATCATCACATCTATGAAGATAATCATGGGTGAAGATGGAACTTCTGAAG ggCAAAGAAGAATCTCCCAGCTAGCTAGGAACACACTCTATTTCAGGAGGAGACTTAAGCAAATGGGAGTCATCACTTATGGACATGAAGATTCACCAGTTGTTCCTCTTCTAGTCTATATGCATTCAAAAATCGG atcAGTTGTTCGAGCTCTCAGGGAGAGGAAAATAGCTGTGGTTGGTGTTGGTTTTCCTGCAACACCTTTAATGGAGGGTAGAATCAGATTCTGTTTATCAGCTGCCCACACAAAGGAAGCACTGGATGAG GCCCTGGAGgtgattgaagaaatggcagaTTACTTGGGGCTGAGGTACTCGCAGTTGCCACGTCCCACAGAGCCTGTTGTCTATGGTGCTGAGGATGAGTTAGAATGA
- the LOC124157705 gene encoding alpha,alpha-trehalose-phosphate synthase [UDP-forming], whose amino-acid sequence MSGFAVDVKSLIVISNRLPFVLKRKETGELERKASAGGLVTAVAPVVIRCQGLWVGWPGIQLEEGETIPESDANDSTPTAGLLSKQVVPVTVEKELFDKYYNGFCNATFWPLFHSMPDRAIFLADNWKAYVQVNQMFAHHAIKALKKSGNSSNQFPLIWIHDYHLMLAANTIRQEAEDANLLCKIGFFLHIPFPPWDIFRLFPWDDEVLQGVLGCDMVGFHIKDYCLNFVDCCERRLGCRVDRKNLLVEHAGRTVRVRPLPIGVPFDHFVHLAKKAPCLMPQTKQKVILGVDRLDYTKGLVQRLRAFERLLESHPEHCECVTLLQIAVPSRTDVKEYQELKEEVDQLVGHINGRFTTPNWSPIRYIYGCVGQEELAAFYRDSAVALVTPLRDGMNLVAKEFVACRINEPGVLIVSPFAGAGETMQEALLVNPYEIDDAASVIHRALTMPEDERQVRMNHLRHRERLNDVNYWMNSFLKEMGYANGEDQIPLSMLPMSIDDFEYLSGYIGLSHKLTLLLDYDGTLAPIAPHPDLAVLPKETKDVLEKLAKTPDVYVAIVSGRNVNNVKAMVGIEGITYAGNHGLEILHPDGTKFVHPMPVEYEGKVSELLKTLQEEVCHDGAWVENKGALLTFHYRETPVALRAEMANKAKSIIQRFGFSAGKAHCALEARPPVQWDKGRASIYILRTAFGVDWNERVRVIYAGDDVTDEDAMRALKGMAATFLVTISPCVRTAADRRLPGTESILALLKWVEHYMSSRMLTEGRALGNVKLDVSFVSKPQDLGSN is encoded by the exons ATGAGTGGATTCGCTGTGGACGTGAAGTCTTTGATTGTCATTTCCAACAGGCTTCCTTTTGTGTTGAAGAGAAAGGAAACAGGGGAACTCGAGAGAAAAGCAAG CGCCGGTGGATTGGTTACTGCCGTAGCTCCCGTGGTAATACGCTGTCAAGGTCTGTGGGTTGGATGGCCGGGAATCCAACTTGAGGAAGGTGAAACTATTCCCGAGTCTGATGCTAATGACAGCACCCCAACAGCCGGATTGCTATCGAAACAG GTGGTGCCAGTTACAGTTGAAAAGGAactttttgataaatattataatgggTTCTGTAATGCTACATTCTGGCCTCTTTTCCATTCAATGCCAGATAGAGCAATATTTTTGGCTGATAACTGGAAG GCATATGTTCAAGTCAACCAGATGTTTGCGCATCATGCCATAAAGGCCCTGAAAAAATCTGGAAATTCTTCAAATCAATTTCCCTTAATTTGGATCCATGATTACCATTTAATGCTAGCTGCCAATACCATTCGtcag GAAGCTGAAGATGCTAACTTGCTCTGTAAAATAGGATTCTTTTTGCATATACCATTCCCTCCATGGGACATATTCAGGCTCTTTCCATGGGATGATGAAGTACTTCAGGGAGTACTAG GTTGTGATATGGTGGGTTTCCATATTAAGGATTACTGCTTGAATTTTGTTGATTGCTGTGAAAGACGCCTTGGGTGCCGAGTTGACAGGAAAAATCTTCTTGTTGAGCATGCTGGTAGAACTGTCAGAGTTCGCCCTTTGCCGATTGGGGTACCGTTCGATCATTTCGTTCACCTTGCCAAAAAAGCTCCTTGTTTAATGCCACAAACAAAGCAAAAG GTAATTCTAGGCGTTGACAGACTTGACTACACCAAGGGACTAGTTCAGCGATTGAGGGCTTTTGAGCGTCTACTAGAATCACACCCAGAGCACTGTGAATGTGTGACACTCCTTCAAATTGCAGTCCCATCAAGAACTGATGTCAAAGAGTACCAGGAACTGAAAGAGGAGGTGGATCAATTAGTTGGGCATATTAATGGTAGGTTTACCACACCAAATTGGTCTCCTATCAGATACATTTATGGCTGTGTTGGACAAGAAGAATTGGCTGCTTTCTATAGGGATTCAGCTGTTGCACTGGTGACTCCATTGCGCGATGGAATGAATTTAGTTGCAAAGGAATTTGTCGCATGTAGGATAAATGAGCCAGGTGTTTTAATAGTATCCCCATTTGCTGGTGCAGGGGAAACAATGCAAGAAGCCCTTCTGGTTAATCCTTATGAGATTGATGATGCAGCCTCTGTAATTCATCGTGCACTAACTATGCCAGAAGATGAGAGGCAAGTTCGTATGAATCACCTTCGACACCGTGAACGACTGAATGATGTTAATTATTGGATGAATTCTTTTCTAAAAGAAATGGGCTATGCCAATGGAGAAGATCAGATTCCTTTGTCAATGTTACCAATGTCAATAGATGATTTTGAATACCTTTCTGGATACATTGGTTTATCTCACAAGCTTACTCTTCTTTTGGACTATGATGGAACCCTTGCTCCAATTGCACCACACCCAGACCTTGCAGTGTTACCAAAGGAAACCAAGGATGTACTTGAAAAACTTGCTAAGACACCAGATGTATATGTAGCCATCGTGTCAGGACGAAATGTTAACAATGTCAAGGCTATGGTAGGGATAGAAGGAATAACATACGCAGGAAACCATGGACTTGAGATCTTGCATCCAGATGGCACCAAATTTGTGCATCCTATGCCTGTGGAATATGAGGGGAAAGTCAGTGAATTGCTAAAGACGCTTCAGGAAGAAGTCTGCCATGATGGTGCATGGGTGGAAAATAAGGGTGCCCTACTCACTTTCCATTACAGAGAAACGCCCGTTGCATTGCGAGCAGAAATGGCAAATAAGGCTAAATCAATAATTCAGCGATTTGGATTCTCAGCAGGTAAAGCACACTGTGCTCTAGAAGCACGGCCGCCAGTGCAGTGGGACAAAGGTAGAGCTTCTATCTACATTTTGCGCACAGCTTTTGGTGTGGACTGGAATGAGAGGGTTAGGGTCATATATGCTGGTGATGATGTTACGGATGAAGATGCCATGAGGGCCCTGAAAGGTATGGCTGCTACTTTCTTGGTTACCATTTCACCATGTGTCAGAACAGCTGCTGACCGAAGGCTACCAGGCACTGAGTCAATTCTTGCTTTATTGAAATGGGTTGAGCATTACATGAGCAGCCGGATGCTCACAGAGGGGAGAGCATTAGGAAATGTGAAACTTGATGTTTCTTTTGTATCCAAACCTCAAGATTTAGGATCTAATTAA
- the LOC124157706 gene encoding gem-associated protein 6-like isoform X1 → MEQFGRKMDSVEITPTDSTLLKKDPVHLRKLVDCVVKVTSVDGKQSLGLVYTIDPVSNSVVLLKTDGSAEVIVGHSVKHIEPSYCEITIPHLNILSQEKEEVDGKVCEASRVKLKNWLLENRIPIEEEGDVLVVNNILKIYPPYGCDQCVCTNTVMLDKVHRLISQMLKGTVNSPSLN, encoded by the exons atggagcAGTTTGGAAGGAAAATGGATAGTGTAGAAATTACTCCGACGGATAGCACTCTCCTGAAGAAAGATCCTGTTCACTTAAGGAAATTGGTTGATTGTGTCGTGAAAGTTACATCGGTTGATGGCAAGCAAAGCCTTGGCCTTGTGTATACAATTGATCCTGTGTCAAATAG tgtgGTTTTACTAAAAACTGATGGCTCCGCCGAAGTCATTGTTGGACATTCTGTGAAGCATATTGAACCATCATATTGTGAAATAACTATACCTCATTTAAACATATTGTCGCAAGAAAAAGAAGAAGTTGATGGGAAAGTTTGTGAGGCTTCAAGGGTTAAATTGAAGAATTGGTTGCTGGAAAACAGAATACCCATTGAAGAAGAAGGAGACGTATTAgttgtaaacaatattttaaaaatatacccaCCATACGGTTGTGATCAGTGTGTTTGCACTAATACAGTGATGCTGGACAAAGTGCACCGTTTGATATCTCAGATGCTGAAAGGTACTGTTAATTCACCGTCGTTGAActga
- the LOC124157706 gene encoding gem-associated protein 6-like isoform X2, translating into MEQFGRKMDSVEITPTDSTLLKKDPVHLRKLVDCVVKVTSVDGKQSLGLVYTIDPVSNSVVLLKTDGSAEVIVGHSVKHIEPSYCEITIPHLNILSQEKEEVDGKVCEASRVKLKNWLLENRIPIEEEGDVLVVNNILKIYPPYGCDQCVCTNTVMLDKVHRLISQMLKVPGTL; encoded by the exons atggagcAGTTTGGAAGGAAAATGGATAGTGTAGAAATTACTCCGACGGATAGCACTCTCCTGAAGAAAGATCCTGTTCACTTAAGGAAATTGGTTGATTGTGTCGTGAAAGTTACATCGGTTGATGGCAAGCAAAGCCTTGGCCTTGTGTATACAATTGATCCTGTGTCAAATAG tgtgGTTTTACTAAAAACTGATGGCTCCGCCGAAGTCATTGTTGGACATTCTGTGAAGCATATTGAACCATCATATTGTGAAATAACTATACCTCATTTAAACATATTGTCGCAAGAAAAAGAAGAAGTTGATGGGAAAGTTTGTGAGGCTTCAAGGGTTAAATTGAAGAATTGGTTGCTGGAAAACAGAATACCCATTGAAGAAGAAGGAGACGTATTAgttgtaaacaatattttaaaaatatacccaCCATACGGTTGTGATCAGTGTGTTTGCACTAATACAGTGATGCTGGACAAAGTGCACCGTTTGATATCTCAGATGCTGAAAG TTCCTGGTACTCTTTGA